The Paenibacillus sp. RUD330 genome has a segment encoding these proteins:
- a CDS encoding carboxylesterase/lipase family protein encodes MDDLIIRTNSGLVQGARDKGVRFWKGIPFAEPPVGARRFRKPLPAQPWEGTRSAVDPGPLAPQPVDPSGGSFRLVRTAIPQAEDCLNVNVWAPQEPSSKPLPVMVWIHGGSFVTGGGGLPIYDGAELARRGGLVVVTISYRLGALGFLHLSPYADGSDGDDGYVSNAGLLDQIAALEWVRSNIAAFGGDPAQVTVFGESAGGMSIAALLAMPAAKGLFRRAILQSGASQALPEQQGSVLAGAYLQLLGIEPGELDRLADIPTAELTRAADKLKRAAGESAVMLFQPVVDGKSLPEFPQSLIEAGSAEGVDILIGVNRDEGALFIPPGMPLLSDEKNAQAYVAVTGAPEAAEWTRGYPRTTEGQQQLMTDLFFWRSSLLLADAQLPYAPVWMYRYDFTVEGHDVFAKAFHAAEIPFVFNHLDLLKNAGLEVSGSMRAMAERVQDAWIAFACTGNPSTAELEWPAYEASRRATMIFDTDSRVELDPDAEKRRLLTGGN; translated from the coding sequence TTGGACGATCTCATTATCCGCACGAACAGCGGCCTGGTTCAAGGAGCCCGCGATAAAGGAGTCCGATTCTGGAAGGGCATCCCGTTCGCGGAGCCGCCCGTCGGAGCCAGACGATTCCGCAAGCCGCTGCCCGCCCAGCCTTGGGAAGGAACTCGTTCGGCTGTCGATCCCGGCCCGCTGGCGCCGCAGCCGGTCGATCCGTCCGGCGGAAGCTTCCGGCTCGTGCGGACGGCCATTCCGCAAGCCGAGGATTGCCTGAACGTCAACGTGTGGGCGCCGCAGGAACCTTCGTCCAAGCCGCTGCCGGTCATGGTCTGGATCCACGGCGGTTCGTTCGTCACGGGAGGAGGCGGACTGCCGATCTACGACGGTGCCGAGCTGGCCCGCAGAGGCGGCCTTGTCGTCGTTACGATCAGCTATCGTCTCGGCGCTCTCGGCTTCCTGCATCTGTCTCCTTACGCCGACGGTTCGGATGGGGATGACGGCTACGTATCCAACGCCGGCCTGCTCGACCAGATCGCCGCGCTGGAGTGGGTGCGGAGCAACATCGCCGCTTTCGGCGGAGATCCGGCTCAGGTGACCGTGTTCGGCGAATCCGCAGGCGGCATGAGCATCGCCGCCCTGCTGGCCATGCCCGCTGCGAAAGGACTGTTCCGGAGAGCCATCCTGCAGAGCGGCGCCTCCCAAGCGCTTCCGGAGCAGCAAGGCTCGGTGCTCGCCGGAGCTTACCTGCAGCTGCTGGGCATCGAGCCTGGGGAGCTGGACCGGCTGGCGGATATTCCGACAGCCGAGCTGACGCGGGCGGCGGACAAGCTGAAGCGGGCTGCCGGTGAATCCGCCGTCATGCTGTTTCAGCCGGTCGTTGACGGCAAGAGTTTGCCTGAGTTCCCTCAGAGCTTGATCGAGGCAGGCTCCGCCGAGGGCGTCGATATTCTCATCGGCGTCAACCGCGATGAAGGCGCCTTGTTCATTCCCCCCGGCATGCCGCTCCTCTCCGACGAGAAGAATGCGCAAGCCTATGTCGCCGTGACGGGCGCGCCGGAGGCGGCGGAGTGGACGCGCGGTTATCCGAGGACGACCGAAGGCCAGCAGCAGCTCATGACGGATCTGTTCTTCTGGCGCTCCTCCCTATTGCTGGCGGACGCGCAGCTGCCGTATGCTCCCGTTTGGATGTATCGGTACGATTTCACCGTAGAAGGACATGATGTGTTTGCAAAAGCCTTTCACGCGGCCGAGATTCCGTTCGTGTTCAACCATCTGGACCTGCTTAAGAACGCCGGCCTTGAAGTGAGCGGGAGCATGCGCGCCATGGCGGAGCGGGTTCAGGACGCCTGGATCGCATTCGCCTGTACCGGCAATCCGTCGACCGCCGAGCTGGAATGGCCTGCTTACGAAGCCTCCCGGCGCGCGACGATGATCTTCGACACGGACAGCCGGGTGGAGCTCGATCCGGACGCGGAGAAGCGGCGGCTGCTGACGGGCGGGAACTAG
- a CDS encoding FAD-binding protein codes for MSERMVNERNWAGNYKYGATELLVPESVSDVQEWVARSSRIKVLGSRHSFNGIADTAGSLISLQKLDRVVELDSANRKVTVEGGIRYGDLARYLHERGFALHNLASLPHITVAGAIATATHGSGVLHGNLAAAVQALEIVSADGEIATLSRDMPNAEEFRGAVVGLGGLGVVTKVALDIVPAFEMTQHVYEQLPLEQLELNVEAILSECYSVSLFTDWKASSFNQVWLKRRVGDPASSDQPEGFFHGAAAASGNRHPVPGHSGAVCSEQMGVAGPWHERLPHFRMDFTPSAGEELQSEYFVPRDKAIEALRAIDGIRELIAPLLYISEVRTIAADRLWMSPCFGQDSVGIHFTWKQDMEAVGRVLPVIEEALRPFGARPHWAKLFALPPGEVQPLYEKLPDFRRLLLRYDPTGKFRNEFLNRYIY; via the coding sequence GTGAGCGAGAGGATGGTCAACGAGCGCAACTGGGCAGGCAATTACAAGTACGGAGCAACGGAGCTTCTGGTCCCTGAAAGCGTGTCGGATGTGCAGGAATGGGTGGCTCGAAGCTCCCGGATCAAGGTGCTGGGCTCGCGGCATTCGTTCAACGGCATCGCGGATACGGCCGGGAGCCTGATTTCGCTGCAAAAGCTGGACCGGGTCGTCGAGCTCGACTCCGCGAACCGGAAGGTCACCGTCGAAGGCGGCATCCGGTACGGGGATTTGGCCCGTTATCTCCATGAGAGAGGCTTTGCACTGCATAATCTGGCGTCGCTGCCTCATATCACGGTTGCGGGCGCGATCGCTACGGCGACGCACGGCTCGGGTGTCCTTCATGGCAATCTGGCTGCCGCCGTCCAGGCGCTGGAGATCGTCTCTGCCGACGGAGAGATTGCGACGCTCTCCCGCGACATGCCGAATGCCGAGGAGTTTCGCGGCGCGGTCGTCGGTCTTGGCGGCTTGGGCGTCGTCACGAAGGTCGCGCTGGATATCGTTCCAGCCTTCGAGATGACCCAGCATGTGTACGAGCAGCTGCCGCTGGAACAGCTGGAGCTTAATGTCGAAGCGATCTTGTCCGAATGCTACAGCGTCAGCCTGTTCACGGACTGGAAGGCATCCTCGTTCAATCAGGTGTGGCTGAAGCGCCGCGTCGGGGATCCGGCGTCCTCGGACCAGCCGGAAGGCTTCTTTCATGGAGCGGCTGCGGCATCCGGCAACCGCCATCCGGTGCCGGGACATTCCGGCGCCGTCTGCAGCGAGCAGATGGGCGTTGCGGGTCCTTGGCATGAGCGGCTGCCTCATTTCCGCATGGACTTCACCCCAAGCGCCGGCGAAGAGCTGCAAAGCGAGTATTTCGTGCCGCGGGACAAGGCCATCGAGGCTTTGCGCGCGATCGACGGTATCCGGGAGCTGATTGCGCCGCTGCTGTACATTTCCGAGGTTCGCACGATTGCCGCGGATCGGCTCTGGATGAGTCCTTGCTTCGGCCAGGATTCCGTCGGCATCCATTTCACTTGGAAGCAAGACATGGAGGCGGTCGGCCGCGTGCTGCCCGTCATTGAAGAAGCGCTTCGCCCGTTCGGGGCGCGTCCGCACTGGGCCAAGCTGTTCGCGCTGCCGCCCGGCGAGGTTCAGCCCCTATACGAGAAGCTCCCTGATTTCCGCCGGCTGCTGCTGCGGTACGACCCCACGGGCAAGTTCCGCAACGAGTTTTTGAACCGCTATATTTACTGA
- a CDS encoding IS3 family transposase, whose protein sequence is MEDHRSEFRLEXMCSVLEVSRSGYYKWRCTKPSAQTLRKAQLQERIRFFFHDAQQRYGAPKITHMLHQEGHRITERTVGLYMAELGLRSCVSRTFKVTTTDSSHDLAIAPNTLNQQFTVEKPNQVWVADITYIPCREGRLFLASVMDLCTREIVGWKLAPHMKTDLVLDALKMAHDAKRPLQGLLHHSDRGSQYASHEYRSQLTQYNMKASMSRRGNCYDNASMESFHSILKKEFIYCTRFKTQEQAYHDLYHYIEFFNNRKRIHGSLGYLSPARFAATFKQIS, encoded by the coding sequence ATTGAAGACCATCGCTCCGAGTTCCGTCTGGAGAASATGTGCAGTGTTCTTGAGGTGTCCCGGAGCGGGTATTACAAGTGGCGCTGTACAAAGCCTAGTGCTCAAACGCTCCGCAAAGCCCAGCTGCAGGAGCGAATTCGGTTCTTCTTTCACGATGCCCAACAGCGCTACGGTGCACCGAAGATTACGCACATGCTTCACCAGGAAGGGCACCGCATCACCGAACGAACCGTAGGCCTATATATGGCCGAACTTGGTCTCCGCTCTTGTGTCTCCCGCACGTTTAAAGTCACAACAACCGACTCCAGTCATGACCTTGCCATTGCCCCCAACACTCTCAACCAGCAATTTACGGTTGAGAAACCGAACCAGGTTTGGGTCGCTGACATTACCTATATTCCCTGTCGGGAGGGACGACTGTTTCTGGCTAGCGTCATGGATCTCTGTACGCGTGAAATTGTAGGCTGGAAGCTGGCTCCCCATATGAAAACGGATCTTGTGCTCGACGCGCTGAAGATGGCTCACGACGCCAAACGACCTTTGCAGGGACTCTTGCACCACTCGGATCGAGGAAGCCAGTACGCTTCCCACGAATACCGTAGCCAACTAACTCAGTACAACATGAAGGCGAGTATGAGCCGTAGAGGCAACTGTTATGACAACGCCAGCATGGAGTCTTTTCACAGTATTCTGAAGAAAGAATTCATTTACTGTACCCGTTTTAAGACTCAGGAGCAGGCTTACCATGATCTCTACCACTACATTGAGTTTTTCAATAACCGGAAGCGAATCCACGGTTCGCTTGGGTATCTTTCACCTGCTCGTTTTGCAGCTACGTTTAAGCAGATTTCCTAA
- a CDS encoding S-layer homology domain-containing protein, producing the protein MLTRASLTWMLLLALIVSLLPAGAAPASAAPDTASALRQAGQTLLKSGITSDWDAIAASQAGLELPASYAAGLAKTVRTDAAGFTKVTDLERTALAVTAIGEDASSFQGVNLIERIATSSRMTNQGVNGPIYALLALDYGAYEVPAAAKWTREALVAEVLKHQAQDGSFAFDGEKSGNPDLTGAALTALAPYLDKPEAKQAGDRVVSWLAKQQDKDGGFTSYGESSSESIAQIVIGLASAGVDPADSRFVQNGKGLLDKLFTFRNADGSFSHSLPLAANAYGAYQSVQALTAYEKFKNGAGRLYAKPAPSVTVSVEGPHATLLASGVTRAVYALDALTQAASDAKLAVEVKSMQFGKYVASIGGIEGGKFGGYDGWLFAVQRSGAWITPSVGMGDFALQTGDRLAVFYGDNTQLISSVAVSPRQPRDNEAFTVQVSRQTWDYTANAYTVTPAAGVSVKAGSVTATADAYGTARFQAMPAGSYDLTVTGYSDAKAPSVLKHVQKLTVGSTSALFSDEKEIAAWARDSVHDGYASGLISGIAGNGAAPAFAPKQKLTRAEFASLIVRLLGLEPASSPGAAFADVKAGSWYEQAVRTASANGILTGTGGGKFQPDAPISRQDMAVIFARALKLDLSAAPSGDIKDIKSVSAYAAASVNAVHGSELMVGDKDGNFNPKATVTREMAAVAILNVYEGLAKAAN; encoded by the coding sequence ATGCTTACCCGAGCCTCGCTGACCTGGATGCTCCTGCTCGCCCTTATCGTCTCCCTTCTGCCCGCAGGCGCCGCGCCTGCATCCGCAGCCCCCGACACCGCAAGCGCCCTGCGCCAAGCCGGCCAGACGCTGCTCAAGAGCGGAATCACGTCGGATTGGGATGCCATCGCCGCCTCTCAAGCCGGCCTTGAGCTCCCGGCTTCCTATGCGGCCGGACTCGCCAAGACGGTGCGCACGGACGCGGCCGGCTTCACCAAGGTCACGGACCTGGAGCGTACGGCGCTCGCGGTGACCGCGATCGGCGAGGACGCCTCTTCGTTCCAGGGCGTCAATCTGATCGAGCGGATCGCCACCAGCAGCCGCATGACGAACCAGGGCGTCAACGGTCCGATCTATGCTCTGCTTGCGCTGGATTACGGCGCTTATGAAGTGCCCGCCGCCGCGAAGTGGACGCGCGAAGCCCTTGTGGCCGAAGTGCTGAAGCATCAGGCGCAGGACGGAAGCTTCGCTTTCGACGGCGAAAAATCCGGCAACCCCGATCTGACGGGCGCCGCCCTTACCGCGCTTGCTCCTTACCTGGACAAGCCGGAAGCGAAGCAGGCCGGCGATCGCGTCGTCTCCTGGCTGGCCAAACAGCAGGATAAGGACGGAGGCTTCACAAGCTACGGCGAATCCAGCAGCGAGAGCATCGCCCAGATCGTCATCGGCCTCGCCTCCGCGGGCGTCGATCCTGCGGACAGCCGTTTCGTCCAAAACGGCAAAGGGCTGCTGGACAAGCTGTTCACGTTCCGCAATGCGGACGGCAGCTTCTCCCACTCCCTGCCGCTGGCCGCCAATGCTTATGGCGCCTATCAGTCCGTCCAGGCATTGACCGCCTACGAGAAATTCAAGAACGGCGCCGGAAGGCTGTACGCCAAGCCCGCTCCAAGCGTGACCGTGAGCGTGGAAGGCCCGCACGCCACGCTGCTGGCAAGCGGCGTTACCCGCGCCGTATATGCGCTGGATGCGCTGACGCAAGCGGCATCGGACGCCAAGCTGGCCGTAGAAGTGAAATCGATGCAGTTCGGCAAATACGTCGCTTCCATCGGCGGCATCGAAGGCGGCAAGTTCGGCGGCTACGACGGCTGGCTGTTCGCCGTCCAGCGCAGCGGAGCCTGGATTACGCCTTCCGTCGGCATGGGCGACTTCGCTCTGCAGACGGGCGACCGTCTGGCCGTCTTTTATGGAGACAACACGCAGCTGATCAGCTCCGTAGCGGTCAGCCCGCGCCAGCCGCGCGACAACGAAGCCTTCACCGTCCAGGTGAGCCGGCAGACCTGGGATTACACCGCCAACGCCTATACCGTCACCCCCGCTGCCGGTGTGAGCGTGAAAGCCGGCTCCGTGACGGCGACTGCCGATGCATACGGCACGGCCCGCTTCCAGGCGATGCCAGCCGGCAGCTACGACCTGACGGTGACGGGCTACAGCGACGCCAAGGCCCCTTCCGTGCTGAAGCATGTCCAGAAGCTGACCGTCGGCTCGACCTCCGCCCTCTTCTCCGACGAGAAGGAGATCGCGGCATGGGCCCGCGACTCCGTCCATGACGGCTATGCTTCCGGTCTGATCAGCGGCATCGCGGGCAACGGCGCGGCTCCAGCGTTCGCGCCGAAGCAGAAGCTGACGCGCGCAGAGTTCGCTTCGCTGATCGTGCGCCTGCTCGGCCTGGAGCCGGCTTCGTCGCCGGGCGCAGCCTTCGCCGATGTGAAGGCCGGCAGCTGGTACGAGCAGGCTGTGCGCACGGCTTCCGCCAACGGCATCCTGACCGGCACGGGCGGCGGCAAGTTCCAGCCGGACGCGCCGATCAGCCGCCAGGATATGGCCGTCATTTTCGCCCGCGCCTTGAAGCTTGACCTGTCCGCAGCCCCTTCGGGAGACATCAAGGACATCAAGTCCGTCTCCGCTTACGCGGCCGCATCCGTGAACGCCGTTCACGGCAGCGAGCTGATGGTCGGCGACAAGGACGGCAACTTCAATCCCAAAGCGACCGTAACCCGCGAGATGGCGGCGGTAGCGATCCTGAACGTGTACGAAGGCCTGGCGAAAGCCGCCAACTGA
- a CDS encoding type II toxin-antitoxin system death-on-curing family toxin, with product MTTKLTIPQLIEIHMLHQDTFGVLPGFRNPGFLLQIVDRPFHESFGSSDADGLIRQAALYWHGLARSFAFREGNAATAMHAMLTFLLVNGCELEIDEDDLVDAAIQAATWKMELDECEAWIRARCPAEHALKAPSPSLSPMDKPLA from the coding sequence ATGACGACGAAGCTGACGATTCCCCAGCTGATCGAGATCCACATGCTTCATCAGGATACGTTCGGCGTCTTGCCGGGATTCCGCAATCCCGGCTTCCTGCTTCAGATCGTGGATCGTCCCTTTCACGAGAGCTTCGGATCCTCGGATGCCGACGGCCTGATCAGACAGGCTGCGCTTTACTGGCATGGACTGGCCCGTTCCTTCGCTTTTCGGGAGGGCAATGCCGCCACGGCGATGCACGCGATGCTCACCTTCCTGCTCGTGAACGGCTGCGAGCTGGAGATCGATGAAGACGATCTCGTCGACGCGGCCATCCAGGCCGCCACCTGGAAGATGGAGCTGGATGAATGCGAAGCTTGGATCCGCGCGCGCTGCCCGGCCGAGCATGCGCTGAAGGCCCCGTCGCCGTCGCTGTCCCCTATGGACAAACCTCTGGCCTGA
- a CDS encoding Type 1 glutamine amidotransferase-like domain-containing protein — protein sequence MERHLFLFGGGPPFPPELAARFAELAGGADGLVSILCVDRPGWEEYMPHYTKALEERGVARFRCLPLPTTPESEAMEALRASSGIIIGGGDTNRYADYIVETEIGSVVAARFEAGIPVAGFSAGALLSPDRCLISPKDNEDSAYQDRRGLGLVHGISIAVHFSQWQEEKQLLASADRYPDYRAHYGLDEDCGLYFRNGGLERTEGEGVFVLEDGVIGKVVL from the coding sequence ATGGAAAGGCATTTGTTTTTGTTCGGGGGAGGACCGCCGTTCCCGCCGGAGCTGGCCGCGCGGTTCGCCGAGCTGGCCGGCGGAGCTGACGGACTTGTAAGCATCCTATGCGTGGATCGGCCGGGATGGGAAGAGTACATGCCTCATTATACGAAGGCTTTGGAAGAGCGGGGTGTGGCGCGGTTCCGCTGCCTGCCGCTTCCGACGACGCCGGAGTCCGAAGCCATGGAAGCTCTCCGCGCCAGCAGCGGCATCATCATCGGGGGCGGGGACACGAACCGATATGCCGATTATATCGTCGAGACGGAAATCGGGTCGGTGGTCGCCGCCAGGTTTGAGGCCGGAATTCCGGTGGCGGGATTTTCGGCGGGCGCGCTGCTCAGTCCGGACCGGTGCCTGATCTCGCCGAAGGATAACGAGGATTCTGCCTATCAGGATCGGAGGGGACTAGGTCTGGTTCATGGAATCTCTATTGCCGTTCATTTTTCCCAATGGCAGGAGGAGAAGCAGCTTCTGGCCTCTGCGGACCGATATCCCGATTATCGCGCCCATTACGGCTTGGACGAGGACTGCGGCCTGTACTTCCGCAACGGCGGGCTGGAAAGGACGGAGGGTGAAGGGGTGTTTGTCCTCGAGGACGGCGTGATCGGGAAGGTCGTTCTCTAA
- the argS gene encoding arginine--tRNA ligase, with the protein MTWLKRSAAALLAPLTGLNQEEIASRLEYPPDEGMGDLSLPCFTLAKELRRSPAAIAEELASRLNGRTDEPAPAVMPDDAGWKSDGGPQAAESGDEPVIHWHADAAGGYLNLRAEGTGWMEALLREAESPGLGQLSDGAGKKVVIDYSAPNIAKPFSIGHLRSTVIGRALANLHRAAGWRVETVNHLGDWGTQFGKLIAAYKHWGSREALEADPIGESLQLYVRFHEEADSRPELLDEGRNWFRRLEQGDAEARELWSFFIRESLKEFNRLYVRLGIEFDHILGESFYNDKLQAAVARLEEAGLLEESDGASVVRLDEESLPPCLILKSDGSSIYGTRDLATALYRREAMQGDKLLYVVGAEQILHFTQVFRVLDKLDCSWKDVQRVHAPFGLMKMDGKKMSTRRGKVVFLQDVLDEAAQRALAVIDSKTPDLPDKEAVAEAIGIGAVVFGDLRSRRMLEVDFNMDEMVSMEGETGPYLQYTYARAASLLRKAASQEPAPAGPSGSALANGPALTAGRSDRLEALSAPAARACLMAVGAYAEAIRGALREHEPSVLARYLLDLAKSFNRFYNSERILGSDEGASLARIRLTGAAASVLKHGLRLLGIPTPERI; encoded by the coding sequence ATGACATGGTTGAAAAGATCCGCAGCAGCGCTGCTTGCCCCGCTGACGGGACTGAATCAGGAGGAAATCGCATCACGGCTGGAATACCCGCCCGATGAAGGAATGGGCGATCTGTCGCTGCCCTGCTTCACGCTGGCCAAGGAGCTGCGCCGCTCCCCGGCGGCGATCGCGGAGGAGCTCGCCAGCCGGCTGAACGGCCGGACCGATGAGCCCGCGCCGGCGGTTATGCCGGATGATGCGGGATGGAAATCTGATGGTGGCCCCCAGGCGGCCGAATCCGGCGATGAGCCCGTCATTCATTGGCATGCCGATGCCGCCGGCGGCTACTTGAACCTGCGCGCCGAAGGCACCGGCTGGATGGAAGCCCTGCTCCGGGAAGCGGAGTCGCCCGGGCTCGGGCAGCTCTCCGACGGAGCAGGCAAGAAGGTCGTGATCGATTATTCCGCTCCCAATATCGCCAAGCCGTTCAGCATCGGGCATCTGCGCTCGACGGTAATCGGACGCGCCTTGGCGAACCTGCACCGCGCGGCGGGATGGCGGGTCGAGACCGTCAACCATCTCGGTGACTGGGGCACGCAGTTCGGCAAGCTGATCGCGGCCTACAAGCATTGGGGCAGCCGCGAAGCGCTGGAAGCCGACCCCATCGGCGAAAGCCTGCAGCTCTACGTCCGCTTCCACGAGGAGGCGGATAGCCGTCCCGAGCTTCTCGACGAGGGCCGGAATTGGTTCCGCCGCCTGGAGCAGGGAGACGCGGAGGCGCGCGAGCTGTGGTCCTTCTTTATCCGCGAAAGCTTGAAGGAATTCAACCGCCTGTACGTCCGTTTGGGAATCGAGTTCGACCATATTCTCGGGGAAAGCTTCTACAACGACAAGCTGCAGGCGGCCGTCGCCCGGCTCGAGGAGGCCGGACTGCTGGAGGAGAGCGACGGGGCTTCCGTCGTCCGCCTGGACGAGGAGAGCCTGCCCCCCTGCCTCATTCTGAAGTCCGACGGCTCCTCGATCTACGGCACGCGCGATCTGGCCACCGCTCTGTACCGCCGGGAAGCCATGCAGGGCGACAAGCTGCTTTATGTGGTCGGTGCGGAGCAGATCCTTCACTTCACTCAGGTGTTCCGGGTGCTCGACAAGCTCGATTGCTCCTGGAAAGACGTGCAGCGCGTGCATGCGCCGTTCGGCCTGATGAAGATGGACGGCAAGAAAATGTCGACCCGCCGCGGCAAAGTCGTCTTCCTGCAGGATGTGCTCGACGAGGCTGCGCAGCGCGCCCTGGCGGTCATCGACAGCAAGACGCCGGATCTGCCGGACAAGGAGGCCGTCGCGGAGGCGATCGGCATCGGCGCCGTCGTCTTCGGAGACCTGCGCAGCCGCCGCATGCTCGAGGTCGATTTCAATATGGATGAAATGGTCAGCATGGAAGGAGAGACCGGACCTTATCTCCAGTATACGTACGCCCGCGCCGCCAGCCTGCTGCGCAAGGCGGCAAGCCAAGAGCCTGCTCCCGCCGGGCCGTCCGGCTCCGCGCTCGCCAACGGGCCGGCTTTGACGGCCGGCCGCTCCGACAGGCTGGAAGCTTTGTCCGCGCCTGCCGCCAGAGCCTGCCTGATGGCTGTCGGCGCCTATGCGGAAGCCATTCGCGGCGCGCTGCGCGAACACGAGCCGTCGGTCCTGGCCCGGTACCTGCTCGATCTGGCGAAGAGCTTCAACCGGTTCTACAACAGCGAACGCATTCTGGGGAGCGACGAAGGCGCCAGCCTTGCCCGCATCCGTCTCACGGGAGCCGCCGCATCCGTGCTTAAGCACGGCCTCCGTCTGCTGGGCATTCCGACCCCGGAGAGGATCTGA
- a CDS encoding transposase, whose product MSEQRQRYNEEFKKQTVKFIQEQTKSVREIAEELDIPKSTLNQWLSQYRQFETEPVNSAERIRQLEQQLKEKERRIADVEEELAIVKKAVHIFSKPRN is encoded by the coding sequence ATGAGTGAGCAACGGCAGCGGTACAATGAAGAATTCAAGAAACAAACCGTGAAGTTCATACAAGAACAGACCAAGTCAGTCCGAGAGATCGCAGAGGAGCTCGACATCCCCAAGAGCACGTTGAATCAATGGCTTTCTCAGTATCGACAATTCGAAACGGAGCCGGTTAACAGCGCGGAACGCATACGCCAGCTTGAACAGCAGCTGAAAGAAAAAGAACGCCGGATCGCCGATGTGGAAGAGGAACTGGCCATTGTAAAAAAAGCCGTGCACATCTTCAGCAAACCACGGAACTGA